Within the uncultured Bacteroides sp. genome, the region GTGCTTCAATAATTGCATTCTGAGCAATCTTAACAGGATCTTTGCTGTCTATTTCACTATATACAGGAACTCCGATTTGTTCTCCTAAAACGTGTAACTGTTCAATAGCCGCAGGACGGTAAACATCACAAGCAACCAACAACGGGTTTTTACCACGTTTGCTTTTCAGCATTTTGGCAAGTTTACCAGAGAATGTTGTTTTACCGGAACCTTGCAAACCAGACATCAGGATAACAGCAGGAGTGCCTTTCAGATTTACATCTACAGTCTCACCACCCATCAGTTCAGTAAGTTCATCATGAACAATCTTCACCATCAACTGGCTAGGCTTAACAGCAGTGAGAACGTTTTGTCCCATAGCCTTTTCCTTGACCGTATCTGTAAAAGTCTTGGCTACTTTGTAGTTCACATCAGCATCCAGAAGAGCTTTACGCACATCCTTCAGTGTTTCAGCAACATTGATTTCGGTAATTTTACCTTCACCCTTTAAAATCTTAAAAGACCTTTCCAGTCTCTCACTTAAATTATCGAACATATCTTATTATTGTTATTATTACTTCTTTAGGTCCGCAAAAATACAAAAATATTGCATAATTCAGAGCTTTTTGCTCTGCCAATTTGCTTTTTTCAGATAAATAAAGCTTCCTATCAGCAGCAGTGAATAATAAAGCACCTCAATGAAAAAGCAAATAGCAACAGGAGCCTTGAAATAAACCCCCACCAGGAATATGTATCCGGTATAAAAGAACAGTGTAATAACCTCCAACATAAGTGCCGACCGTGTATTCCCGGTTCCTGATATTCCGTTGAAGTACACATTGGAAACTGAGGCTACCAACATAGCGATGGAGATAACATAAATGGAGGATACCGACTCTCGTATCAAAGCCACCTCATTGGTATATACCGATAAAACATTTTCAGGAAAAACAGCAACCAAGGCCACTATCGAAAAGACAATGAGAAAAGACTGTCTTGCAATTCTCTTCATAATATGCATTACCTGATTCACACCTCCAGCGCCTATCGCATTACTCACAAGTGTATTCGTTGTGGTAGAAAGAGCATTAACAGGAATGAGCATCACTACATAAATACTTCTTACAACATTGGCCACTGCCAGTTGCCTTTGTCCCAACCTCTCCACCGCCACAAAAAAGACAAACCATGTAGCCATGGAAAGAAAATACTGCATCATGGTAAAACTAGAAATACTTAACACACGAATTAATAAATGCACATCAAAAGATCTGAATTGAGTCAAGCCATACTTTCTGAAATCGACAGTGAGATAAGTATAAATAATAAAGAATAAAACAGAGGAAGCCTCAGCGATAACCGATGCAATTGCTGCTCCCTTGATTCCCATCC harbors:
- a CDS encoding MATE family efflux transporter, which translates into the protein MYNNKQIWSVSYPIFLSLLAQNVINVTDTAFLGRVGEVELGAAAMGSLFYICIFTIAFGFSTGSQIIMARRNGEQRFRDVGPVMVQGSFFLLGMALFLFCMSRLLAPGIMRFLVSSDKIFNATMIFLNWRIYGFFFAFVNVMFRALYIGITRTKVLTVNAAVMALINVILAYALIFGHFGFSRMGIKGAAIASVIAEASSVLFFIIYTYLTVDFRKYGLTQFRSFDVHLLIRVLSISSFTMMQYFLSMATWFVFFVAVERLGQRQLAVANVVRSIYVVMLIPVNALSTTTNTLVSNAIGAGGVNQVMHIMKRIARQSFLIVFSIVALVAVFPENVLSVYTNEVALIRESVSSIYVISIAMLVASVSNVYFNGISGTGNTRSALMLEVITLFFYTGYIFLVGVYFKAPVAICFFIEVLYYSLLLIGSFIYLKKANWQSKKL